The Podospora bellae-mahoneyi strain CBS 112042 chromosome 7, whole genome shotgun sequence genomic sequence CTTGGATTCCAGGACCCGGAGCTATGGTCTAGGGACGGGAGCTGCCTCGTCTACTTGTACGAGCAAGGTATCTCACGGCGGGGTCCCTCGTTCAAGGTCAATCTTGATGTGCTCTTTGCGGCCAAATGCCACCCCTTGGTGGCGAGATATGCTTTGCGAGATACTCCTGATTGGACATCGTCAGACGCCGAAGAAGCTCTAGTGAACGAGCTCATGGGTGAGGCCATTTCAAGTGATAGGGTCGAGCTCTACATCCCAAATCCTATATCTGTCGGCAGGCCCGATGTTCGGAACCATCAGATTTCTATTCGCAACCTCTTTGCCTGGGTGTTTCGTCGGCCTGTTGTGGGTGAGCACCTCGGGTCGGCACTCATCAGTCTGCTGAATAGCTTGAGAGAGTATCGTTGCCCTGATGAAGATAACATGGACAGCATCCTGGGCTACATAGATGAGCTGGGCTATCTGGACATGTCAAACCGACCCTTTCACGCCCTCGCTATGGTACACTTTGCTGAGCACTTTCGACTAAAAGATCTATACACTGATGCTCTATGTCACTGTGTGGGTATGTCTGACTATCTCAGTGACATTCCTGAATTTCAAGTAAGTTTGGACAGCATCTTTGTGAGGCTGCTGGGTATCGGTTTGTCTGACACATTGGGCTACAGATTATTAGCTCTCCAACGCGGAAACTGATACGACAAACCAAGGCTGAAATGAGCACATACTTGGGCAGAGCAGGTCAACAGCTGCGAGACTTTCTAGAAAGCGACTTCCGAGAAAGCCAGACGAAACTCACCCCAGGAGAACATTCGCACTTGGATCGGTTTCGAATGTTTCTTGCGGCGTACTTTACAAAACGGCTAGGAAGATACCCACCGGCATCGATTGAGCCACCATATCTTGTATTTGAGCGGGATGTCTATGCCACAATGCATCAGGACCTGGACGCCCTGTACCAGCACCTTGCGGACACTACTCTCTGCACCACTAGCATGCCGACCTTGGCTCACCTCAAGACCGGCGGCACAATTCTACAGATTGTTCATGGATTTGACGAGCGGAATAAGTTCACGCCGCTGGACCATCCTCTACCTTTGGTGCCGGAGGTGATTCCGAAGCCGGCGACCCGCAAGTTATCATGGCTCAGCAGGAGTGACAAGGTGAAACCTAGACAAACATTGGTTGATCATGCGTCTTTGATCAAGGCCACCAACAAGCAGAGATCACTGATGGCAAATCCACTTGTTGTCGCTTATCGGAAGCTCGAAGAAGATGCAGTCTTCTTTCCTTCCGAAGCAGACAAGAACGAAAAGCTGACACACGCAGACACACGCAAGGCCCGTTGGGTTCTGATTTATTGCATCAGCCAAATACTGCGAAGTTGTTCATACTCCCCACCGACATGCCGGAACATGGAGGGCGTTCGGTACAACATCGCCATTgacaccagcaccatcatACATCCATGGGGAGACGAGCCAgagcccccttcttctccggctCCAGAGTGTCCAATGCCGAAGCGATCAAACACTCTTGCCAACAGGCCATCATCCCCGATTTTGGGAAGGCCCGCTTCATCCGAAGCCAAACTTTCTGTTCCACCATCCTGCGACAGCCTCTTGACCGTGTCAACACCCAGTTACACCCCGGTAACCGTCCGGCCATCTATCGGGTCTCTCTCGGCTCGAAAACCACATCACTTCCGCGCGTCATCCTCATTTGCCAAGGCAACCCCTCTGCGTGCCTTCTCGACCtccagccagcaacaccattATCCCCATATTCCCATCCGAGTCGGCAGCACCCGTCGTGGAAGATTCCGCCGCCCTTCCTGTCACACTTTTGGCTCTGTCGACAGGTTTTCAGTCGAAGATCTCAAACCTCTGCCCCTCAGCCTGACAGCCCGCGGGCCACAGGCGAGCGGTATTTGCTCATCAACAGATGGCTTGGCTTGGGCCAGCAACGATgcaagcagcagaagcagcagcaacagcaacaggagcagcagcggcaacagTGGAGAAGACAGCATCGGGGACACCAGCAGCAAAGTCTCAGACACGTCCACCGAGGTTACCACACCGGACAACATGAACTCCACTGAAGTTTCCGTCACGTCAGCTCCCGATGTTCTCTCCGGCCTCGCCGGGCTAcgtccccctccaccaccgccgcagTCAGCCTTGCCACCATTACCCCTTTCGTGGCCGCCTCACGAGGGGCAGCTTCACGGCGATGGTAGTCGAAGCAAGGTATCGTCTATGGGTGAGACAAACGGATATGAACAGCAGCGAGACGAGACGATCAATGATTTAGAGGTGAGCATGCAAAAGATGGCGTCGAGCGATTCTGTGTGCACGCTGTCCAGCAGCGTGTGCTCGGATGATGCGCAGTCACAGCATAGTTTGAATCAATTGCCATTGCCGCAGCCGCCTCCGTTACCTAAGaagagcagcaggaggaagcTGGCGGGATTGCATCCTAGACCTCTGAGGATCAGGAAGGTGGCGGCTACGGTTAGATTCGGTGGAAGTTCCCAGCAGCTGTAGAGCCTGAATGGGGGCGAGTATGGGAAATGGGCATGGGAGGTAAAGGAGTGTGCACAATTTTGTTGGATTGGTTCAAGTTGGGTTGACATGGCCACCTGGTTGTTGGGTTTATGACTTTGTACTGTCGATATCCACTCGGCTTGAATTCTGCAACATGTATCTATAACATGAGTACATAGTCGTCTCTTGCCAGGAGGGACAAAGcttgccctcctcaccgAAACTTTGGCTCGGAAATCCACAAGGTGATAAGAGTTGTAGTCCAGATTTAACTTGGCAGGAACACAACATGGATTACACGGCCCAAAAGAACTCAAAACGCATTCCACGTGGCAAGGTGTTACTACTTTGGTGAAACAGCAGAAGCATTGTagacaccacaaccatcatgGTACCAAGCAATACTCTCTTATCGTACAAGTTGTTGAACATAGGAACAGACCATAGCAACACAAACTTCCATGGTTCTCGGTCCGATGACTGGACACAACCTCGAGGTACAGCTTACCTGTGGGACAGAAGATGTGAACAAAGTTCGTATGCCCTTGTCTTGTACGCCGTGGTTATCCAAACTCTAAGCTCCCTGCTTGGATATGGCTATGTCGCGTCACGGTTGCAACCGAATGTAGATTAGAGTGTATCGTGTTTGTGCTGGCAGTACTACAGTTGCCCCATTCTCTCATGTCTATTTGTCCCGTTCTGTCCAAATTCTATCCAGGTGATCATATCAAGCCAGGGGTATCATcgccctccctccttctcccttaGTCATACAGTAAACTCGGTATAGCCCACATAGTACCTTCTCAAGGCGCCCGGGTCTTGAGCTGGACACCGTGCCACTCCTTGACCAGGTCCCCCAGCGCGGCGTTGACCAGCCTCTGCTGCTTGAGCATGTTCAACCCCCTGAACTTCTCAGAAGAAATGTCGATGCCGTACATGGAGCCGCACCCGCCAGAGATGTCTTGCACCAGGAGCTGGGTCGGCGCAAACTCTGCCACGAGTATATCCCACACTTGTGCTTCTCCCTCTGTCAAGTCTTCTGGTCTGGGAAGAGCTGAAGGGGGCTCTGAGGACTGGGAGGCGGA encodes the following:
- a CDS encoding hypothetical protein (EggNog:ENOG503P6KX; COG:T), with amino-acid sequence MICRTCLRARLAQRLPSTVPKRTLFAATTRCAPAITTNFAIPARPQHQFPRIAGHAQRLYSSESAASASQSSEPPSALPRPEDLTEGEAQVWDILVAEFAPTQLLVQDISGGCGSMYGIDISSEKFRGLNMLKQQRLVNAALGDLVKEWHGVQLKTRAP
- a CDS encoding hypothetical protein (EggNog:ENOG503NY2T; COG:O) codes for the protein MERPSTPISTLKRWDGDTKGCTAWDSLRRDPELWSRDGSCLVYLYEQGISRRGPSFKVNLDVLFAAKCHPLVARYALRDTPDWTSSDAEEALVNELMGEAISSDRVELYIPNPISVGRPDVRNHQISIRNLFAWVFRRPVVGEHLGSALISLLNSLREYRCPDEDNMDSILGYIDELGYLDMSNRPFHALAMVHFAEHFRLKDLYTDALCHCVGMSDYLSDIPEFQIISSPTRKLIRQTKAEMSTYLGRAGQQLRDFLESDFRESQTKLTPGEHSHLDRFRMFLAAYFTKRLGRYPPASIEPPYLVFERDVYATMHQDLDALYQHLADTTLCTTSMPTLAHLKTGGTILQIVHGFDERNKFTPLDHPLPLVPEVIPKPATRKLSWLSRSDKVKPRQTLVDHASLIKATNKQRSLMANPLVVAYRKLEEDAVFFPSEADKNEKLTHADTRKARWVLIYCISQILRSCSYSPPTCRNMEGVRYNIAIDTSTIIHPWGDEPEPPSSPAPECPMPKRSNTLANRPSSPILGRPASSEAKLSVPPSCDSLLTVSTPSYTPVTVRPSIGSLSARKPHHFRASSSFAKATPLRAFSTSSQQHHYPHIPIRVGSTRRGRFRRPSCHTFGSVDRFSVEDLKPLPLSLTARGPQASGICSSTDGLAWASNDASSRSSSNSNRSSSGNSGEDSIGDTSSKVSDTSTEVTTPDNMNSTEVSVTSAPDVLSGLAGLRPPPPPPQSALPPLPLSWPPHEGQLHGDGSRSKVSSMGETNGYEQQRDETINDLEVSMQKMASSDSVCTLSSSVCSDDAQSQHSLNQLPLPQPPPLPKKSSRRKLAGLHPRPLRIRKVAATVRFGGSSQQL